In the Setaria italica strain Yugu1 chromosome VI, Setaria_italica_v2.0, whole genome shotgun sequence genome, one interval contains:
- the LOC101761283 gene encoding uncharacterized protein LOC101761283, which yields MAKVTSLALLVLAVAAVSIPAPAGAAGAGNAALKRAADFLEKWKKRIEDAKDRFEAIDKATDGELLPRGNDAAAGLLPNAVAVDVVKAGGVNFSVGGVDVTSRVTWTSRCGGDSSSQQVACGDPLCEKYGACDGGDAPSAAGRVCNSAAPAGVPLRKGNITLFGAKSKGIFSNNTAYNTAYACRPDASGDYYAVIGLGRGNNILASFPKEWPLFSYIIDGDLQGSTVWLAHNAFLARRATAARAGSRSITLFGPVGSNNSTYSVKVTGIKVGGGEVASEAATGILMTTMPFTFLNSSLFDHLKQELKAVASPVNGSDFDARFGQLCYPKGTKLPAITLLFVGENAGMELQPEHYSYKKSNGVVCLSILKSPWSNGLSVIGSMVQAGRQMTYKLDDNTLTFDDPASASSKPSPSTSSSVAQAPLTPFCLSPAFAVLLLAIIM from the coding sequence ATGGCAAAGGTTACCAGCCTCGCCCTactcgtcctcgccgtcgccgcggtgtCCAttcccgcgcccgccggcgccgccggcgcgggcaaCGCCGCGCTCAAGAGGGCCGCCGATTTCCTCGAGAAGTGGAAGAAACGGATCGAGGACGCCAAGGACAGATTCGAGGCCATCGACAAGGCCACGGACGGCGAGCTGCTTCCTCGCGGtaacgacgcggcggcggggttgtTGCCgaacgccgtcgccgtcgacgtcgtCAAGGCCGGGGGCGTGAACTTCTCCGTGGGCGGGGTCGACGTCACCAGCCGGGTCACTTGGACAAGCCGGTGCGGCGGcgacagcagcagccagcaggtggCGTGCGGCGACCCGCTGTGCGAGAAGTACGGCGCGTGCGACGGCGGGGATGccccgtcggcggcgggacgggtCTGCAACAGCGCAGCTCCGGCTGGCGTCCCGCTCCGCAAGGGCAATATCACCCTGTTCGGTGCCAAGAGCAAGGGAATCTTTTCTAACAACACGGCGTACAACACGGCGTACGCGTGCCGGCCAGACGCCTCCGGCGACTACTACGCCGTCATCGGACTCGGCAGGGGCAACAACATCCTCGCCAGCTTCCCAAAGGAGTGGCCGCTCTTCTCCTACATCATCGATGGCGATCTTCAAGGCAGCACGGTCTGGCTTGCCCACAACGCGTTCTTGGCCCGgagagcgacggcggcgcgagcCGGTAGCAGGAGCATCACCCTATTCGGCCCCGTCGGCTCCAACAATAGCACCTACTCCGTCAAGGTCACCGGCATcaaggtcggcggcggcgaggtcgccagCGAGGCGGCCACCGGAATCTTGATGACCACCATGCCGTTCACGTTCCTCAATTCGTCTCTCTTCGACCACCTCAAGCAGGAGCTCAAGGCGGTGGCGTCACCGGTCAATGGCTCCGACTTCGACGCCCGATTCGGGCAGCTGTGCTACCCGAAAGGCACGAAGTTACCGGCGATCACGCTGTTGTTCGTCGGCGAGAACGCCGGGATGGAGCTGCAGCCGGAGCACTACTCGTACAAGAAGAGCAACGGGGTCGTGTGCCTGTCCATCCTGAAGTCGCCGTGGTCCAACGGCTTGTCGGTCATCGGCAGCATGGTGCAGGCGGGCAGGCAGATGACCTACAAACTGGACGACAACACGTTGACGTTCGACGACCCCGCGTCGGCGTCCTCCAAGCCGTCGCCGTCTACTTCTTCGTCGGTGGCCCAGGCGCCGTTGACGCCCTTCTGTCTGTCTCCTGCTTTCGCGGTGCTGCTGCTCGCCATCATCATGTGA